From one Triticum aestivum cultivar Chinese Spring chromosome 4B, IWGSC CS RefSeq v2.1, whole genome shotgun sequence genomic stretch:
- the LOC123091748 gene encoding tropinone reductase homolog At2g29290-like, translating into MMSNKMNGCWVIGPIDPSHKYIRITWLVMQGRSVAIADIYFTMAGVTSDSSQETMSHRWNLAGMTALVTGGTKGIGLAIVEELAGLGAKVHTCARNAAGLDKCRRRWQSKGLHQLVTASVCNVSVRGDREALVATVRDLFHGKLHVLVNNAGLSLYKAAADTTPEEYARLMATNLDPCFHLSQLAHPLLRQAGASSVLLISSVTGYIAYPALSVYSLTKGGMHQLARSLAAEWATHGIRVNCVAPGGIDTDISTTTLATDPTMARRLADMETARVPMRRFGKPHEVAAVVAFLCMPGAGYITGQVICVDGGRTIAAKL; encoded by the exons ATGATGTCCAACAAGATGAATGGATGCTGGGTCATTGGGCCGATCGATCCATCACACAAATATATACGTATAACTTGGCTAGTAATGCAGGGTCGATCAGTGGCTATAGCTGATATATACTTCACGATGGCAGGTGTCACATCGGATTCTTCACAGGAGACGATGAGTCACCGGTGGAACCTCGCCGGCATGACGGCGCTCGTCACCGGAGGAACCAAGGGGATCGG GCTTGCCATCGTGGAGGAGCTGGCCGGGCTCGGCGCCAAGGTGCACACCTGCGCACGCAACGCCGCCGGCCTGGACAAATGCCGGCGGCGATGGCAGAGCAAGGGCCTCCACCAGCTGGTCACCGCCTCCGTCTGCAACGTCTCCGTGCGCGGCGACAGGGAGGCCCTCGTCGCCACGGTCCGCGACCTCTTCCACGGCAAGCTCCACGTCCTCGTCAACAACGCCGGCCTGTCCCTCTACAAGGCGGCCGCGGACACCACGCCGGAGGAGTACGCCCGTCTCATGGCCACCAACCTCGACCCCTGCTTCCACCTCTCCCAGCTCGCGCACCCGCTGCTCCGCCAGGCCGGGGCCTCCTCCGTGCTGCTCATCTCCTCCGTCACCGGCTACATCGCCTACCCGGCGCTCTCGGTTTACTCGCTCACCAAGGGGGGCATGCACCAGCTCGCCAGGAGCCTGGCCGCTGAGTGGGCGACGCACGGCATCCGCGTCAACTGCGTCGCGCCGGGCGGCATCGACACCGATATCTCCACCACCACGCTCGCCACCGACCCAACCATGGCGCGGAGGCTCGCCGACATGGAGACGGCGCGCGTGCCCATGCGCCGCTTCGGCAAGCCCCACGAAGTCGCCGCGGTCGTCGCCTTCCTCTGCATGCCCGGCGCCGGGTACATCACGGGCCAGGTCATATGCGTTGATGGCGGACGCACAATAGCAGCCAAGCTATGA